A region from the Aeromicrobium choanae genome encodes:
- a CDS encoding cation transporter: protein MDTEVERERVSERRALRESIAYSAVLGTVAVLWGVLADSRVLLFDGVYTVLGILLSGLSLLAAVAAGAAPTRRFPYGKQAATPLAIGLQGAALLGTLLYAAADAVIVIRAGGADVGPGVVLSYGVLSALAALLVWWRLSRICDSELVGAERAQWKAGALLSAVIAVGGAVALGLDGTRWDAAVAYADPVLVLVACVLIAPVPYRLMRSAVMELLEAAPPADVQEAVAAAVQHARTEFGLPEPRIAATKLGGRLYLEVVFVVDGSWLVSDEDAVRRAIIERLASLPWDLWANVELTTEIGLAN from the coding sequence GTGGACACGGAGGTCGAGCGTGAGCGAGTCTCCGAGCGGCGCGCCCTGCGCGAGTCGATCGCCTACTCGGCCGTCCTGGGCACGGTCGCTGTGCTCTGGGGCGTCCTGGCCGACTCGCGGGTGCTGCTGTTCGACGGCGTGTACACGGTGCTCGGCATCCTCCTGTCGGGTCTGTCGCTGCTCGCAGCCGTGGCCGCCGGTGCCGCGCCGACGCGGCGCTTCCCCTACGGCAAGCAGGCGGCGACGCCGCTCGCGATCGGCCTTCAGGGCGCTGCCCTGCTGGGGACGCTGCTCTATGCCGCGGCGGACGCCGTGATCGTCATCCGTGCTGGGGGCGCCGACGTCGGCCCGGGCGTCGTCCTGTCCTATGGCGTGCTCTCGGCGCTCGCCGCCCTGCTCGTGTGGTGGCGTCTCTCGCGGATCTGCGACTCCGAGCTGGTGGGCGCCGAACGGGCGCAGTGGAAGGCAGGCGCCCTGCTCAGCGCGGTGATCGCGGTGGGTGGTGCAGTCGCCCTGGGTCTGGACGGCACCCGGTGGGACGCCGCGGTGGCGTACGCCGATCCGGTGCTGGTCCTCGTCGCGTGCGTTCTGATCGCCCCCGTGCCGTACCGGCTGATGCGCTCCGCCGTGATGGAACTGCTCGAGGCAGCGCCCCCGGCCGACGTTCAGGAGGCCGTCGCGGCCGCCGTGCAGCATGCCCGGACCGAGTTCGGCCTCCCGGAGCCGCGCATCGCCGCCACGAAGCTCGGTGGTCGCCTCTACCTCGAGGTGGTCTTCGTGGTGGACGGGAGCTGGCTCGTCTCCGACGAGGACGCCGTACGGCGCGCGATCATCGAGCGGCTCGCATCCCTGCCGTGGGACCTGTGGGCCAACGTGGAGCTGACCACCGAGATCGGTCTGGCCAACTAG
- a CDS encoding phosphoribosyltransferase codes for MRLRSVLPFADRVDAGRRLARQLQHLAAPDVVVLGLPRGGVPVAFEVARALGAPLDVIVVRKLGFPLRPELAMGAIGEGGCEVIDRAEVALQGVTDEEVRAVERRERDELEARVRRLRGDRDRIDLTGRTALIVDDGIATGATAEVACRVARLQGAARVVVAAPVAPRSAADVLDAADALVVVESPEPFRAVGCWYSRFEAVTDEEVAALLGA; via the coding sequence ATGAGGCTCCGCTCCGTCCTGCCGTTCGCCGACCGAGTCGACGCGGGTCGGCGGCTGGCGCGGCAGCTCCAGCACCTGGCCGCGCCGGACGTCGTCGTGCTCGGCCTCCCGCGCGGGGGAGTGCCCGTCGCGTTCGAGGTGGCTCGCGCGCTCGGCGCGCCGCTAGACGTCATCGTCGTGCGCAAGCTCGGCTTCCCCCTCCGACCGGAGCTCGCGATGGGCGCGATCGGCGAGGGCGGCTGCGAGGTGATCGACCGAGCAGAGGTCGCCCTCCAGGGGGTCACCGACGAGGAGGTCCGGGCGGTCGAGCGCCGGGAGCGCGACGAGCTGGAGGCCCGGGTCCGGAGGCTGCGCGGCGATCGCGATCGGATCGACCTCACGGGTCGCACGGCGCTGATCGTCGACGACGGCATCGCGACGGGGGCGACCGCGGAGGTGGCGTGCCGGGTGGCGCGCCTCCAGGGTGCGGCGCGCGTGGTGGTCGCGGCGCCTGTCGCACCGCGCTCGGCCGCGGACGTGCTCGATGCCGCCGACGCCCTGGTGGTGGTCGAGTCGCCCGAGCCGTTCCGGGCCGTTGGTTGCTGGTACAGCCGCTTCGAAGCGGTCACCGACGAGGAGGTCGCCGCACTCCTGGGCGCATGA
- a CDS encoding ABC-2 transporter permease — MSTTIVSGTTGVAPREPRTVPARIPFTRILRVELRKMFDTRSGFWLMASVVLLSVIATVATLIFVDSEDLTYEHFASAVGAPMSVILPMIAILAVSSEWSQRTALTTFTLVPHRGRVLAAKAVITVVIGAVSMLIAGAVGAVGNVVGTSIAGVDATWTITVGEFAQIILANEIGMLMGLMLGIVLRNSPGAIVAYFVYSLVLPGASSALASTNQWWADNGAWFDLNWATMRLFDESLTGEMWTQLGVSAVIWLVVPLLIGTRALLRSEVK, encoded by the coding sequence ATGAGCACCACGATCGTTTCCGGCACCACCGGGGTCGCACCCCGCGAGCCGCGCACCGTGCCCGCACGGATCCCGTTCACGCGGATCCTTCGCGTCGAGCTGCGCAAGATGTTCGACACGCGGTCGGGCTTCTGGCTGATGGCCAGCGTCGTCCTGCTCTCGGTGATCGCCACCGTCGCGACGTTGATCTTCGTGGACTCCGAGGACCTCACCTACGAGCACTTCGCCAGTGCGGTCGGGGCGCCGATGTCGGTCATCCTGCCGATGATCGCGATCCTCGCGGTCTCGAGCGAGTGGAGCCAGCGGACGGCGCTGACCACGTTCACCCTGGTCCCCCACCGGGGGCGGGTGCTCGCGGCGAAGGCCGTCATCACGGTCGTCATCGGCGCGGTCTCGATGCTGATCGCCGGCGCCGTGGGTGCCGTGGGCAACGTCGTCGGCACGTCCATCGCCGGCGTCGACGCCACGTGGACGATCACCGTCGGCGAGTTCGCGCAGATCATCCTGGCCAACGAGATCGGGATGCTGATGGGCCTGATGCTGGGCATCGTCCTGCGCAACTCCCCCGGCGCGATCGTCGCGTACTTCGTCTACTCCCTCGTTCTGCCGGGCGCGTCCAGCGCCCTGGCCAGCACGAACCAGTGGTGGGCGGACAACGGCGCGTGGTTCGACCTGAACTGGGCGACGATGCGGCTCTTCGACGAGAGCCTCACCGGCGAGATGTGGACGCAGCTCGGCGTCTCGGCCGTCATCTGGCTGGTCGTCCCGCTGCTGATCGGCACCCGGGCGCTCCTGAGGTCCGAGGTGAAGTGA